One part of the Solea solea chromosome 16, fSolSol10.1, whole genome shotgun sequence genome encodes these proteins:
- the LOC131475252 gene encoding sterile alpha motif domain-containing protein 9-like yields MMADNLMQSPENWTESQVSTWLRTLCVKEQYIKKLFEEEVNGLVLLTLDEDSLMTKIGMKFGPTHMIIQKRNELFNSKQNSQQNAKPTRSKKTKLQQKNNSKSLHCLASSEVPSGQVHARDKCASEESQTPQQPCILTSKENCKPRPFDQEGIDLIYVKHRVLQPESGAFDLISPCHEFKSFAIAAELDRTRLQAKFAKEVLKFATGCMNIRSNGTIHFGVMDSKEDTGYVHGEVVGIPVKDKDIYVDALDDIEKCFSTDKEHARHCVRPPRFIEVMDRESTAKNYVVEVDIVPSVYILKGKVHAVLLPNFNEAANKVQYEKKAILRRVGSKTEPVSDSDLSDFFQRVKERDAQREEAEKTLVLSTPFCQDLGRKLTMLITSGKKFIENDKWFIFITNKFKPDDLSNIEWLLNMKILSVFDFDPDSKISGLCSKYLEHHAANMHSLQSYSKSSDRSIKGFTEKLHLFEQTSWLFCNGRSGFKANETPCDEMTWIKTRMTLLMVYVSLICKHILPKGSLQVIFLLTSPVEKPLLHTFYGFFTEMQGHTDIICICESETNFQRWQSFAEEICGTETVNNFSVVGMKMSHINATMQMIQPVKACAKKHLPVFVKGTCLLETNREEHMASLEILTVAKKHLPVFVKGTCLLETNREEHMASLEILTVNHCDDTSKDFINEEKANIEQQFYRGGRVTWMNFWLAEHKYVGEVIERDAYQDVSKLLMDVLKFPL; encoded by the exons ATGATGG CTGACAATCTTATGCAGTCACCCGAGAACTGGACTGAATCTCAAGTGAGCACCTGGCTACGAACACTTTGTGTGAAAGAACAATACATAAAGAAGCTCTTTGAAGAAGAAGTAAATGGACTAGTCCTTCTTACACTTGATGAGGACTCCTTGATGACAAAGATTGGCATGAAATTTGGGCCTACTCATATGATTATCCAAAAAAGAAACGAGCTCTTCAATTCCAAGCAAAACAGTCAGCAGAATGCAAAGCCTACCCGTTCTAAAAAAACTAagctgcagcagaaaaacaattcaaaatcaCTTCATTGTCTTGCTTCAAGTGAAGTTCCTTCTGGACAGGTACATGCAAGAGATAAGTGTGCCTCAGAAGAAAGTCAAACCCCCCAACAACCGTGCATATTGACTTCAAAGGAAAACTGCAAACCACGGCCATTTGATCAAGAAGGCATTGATTTGATATACGTAAAGCACAGAGTTCTGCAACCAGAATCGGGAGCTTTTGATTTGATCTCTCCCTGCCATGAATTCAAATCTTTTGCTATAGCTGCTGAATTGGATCGCACAAGACTGCAAGCTAAGTTTGCCAAAGAGGTTCTAAAATTTGCAACTGGTTGTATGAATATCCGATCAAACGGCACAATACATTTCGGTGTGATGGACAGCAAGGAGGATACAGGATATGTGCATGGTGAGGTAGTTGGCATCCCagtaaaagacaaagacatttatGTGGATGCTTTGGACGACATTGAAAAGTGTTTCTCAACTGACAAAGAGCATGCGCGCCATTGTGTGCGCCCACCAAGGTTCATTGAGGTTATGGATCGAGAAAGTACAGCAAAAAACTATGTGGTGGAGGTTGACATTGTGCCTTCAGTCTACATTCTTAAGGGCAAGGTTCATGCAGTTCTTTTGCCAAACTTCAATGAGGCAGCAAACAAAGTACAATATGAGAAAAAAGCAATTCTGCGAAGGGTAGGTTCCAAAACAGAACCAGTGAGTGACagtgatttaagtgatttcTTTCAGAGAGTCAAAGAACGGGATGCTCAAAgagaagaggcagagaaaacTCTAGTACTCAGTACTCCATTCTGCCAAGACCTTGGGAGGAAACTCACAATGCTAATAACTAGTGGGAAGAAGTTCATTGAAAATGATAAATGGTTCATATTCATTACAAACAAATTCAAACCTGATGACCTTTCTAACATTGAGTGGCTGCTTAATATGAAGATCttatctgtgtttgattttgaccCAGACTCAAAGATATCAGGCCTTTGCAGCAAATACCTTGAGCATCATGCTGCAAACATGCATTCTCTGCAGAGCTATAGCAAATCCAGTGACCGAAGCATCAAAGGATTCACAGAAAAATTGCACCTGTTTGAACAAACTAGCTGGCTGTTCTGCAATGGCCGTTCTGGCTTTAAAGCAAATGAAACTCCATGTGATGAAATGACTTGGATCAAGACAAGAATGACCCTTTTAATGGTGTATGTGTCTTTGATTTGTAAACATATCTTGCCAAAAGGGTCATTACAGGtcatttttcttctcacttCACCAGTAGAGAAACCTCTCTTGCACACCTTTTATGGGTTTTTCACGGAAATGCAAGGCCACACAGACATCATCTGCATCTGTGAATCAGAAACAAACTTCCAGAGGTGGCAAAGTTTTGCAGAGGAGATATGTGGAACAGAAACTGTGAACAATTTCAGTGTAGTTGGGATGAAAATGAGTCACATTAATGCAACTATGCAAATGATACAACCAGTAAAAGCCTGTGCTAAAAAACACTTGCCAGTCTTTGTGAAAGGGACATGTCTTCTtgaaacaaacagagaggaaCATATGGCTTCTCTGGAAATACTGACAGTCGCTAAAAAACACTTGCCAGTCTTTGTGAAAGGGACATGTCTTCTtgaaacaaacagagaggaaCATATGGCTTCTCTGGAAATACTGACAGTCAACCATTGTGATGACACAAGCAAAGACTTCATTAATGAGGAGAAGGCAAATATTGAACAGCAGTTTTACCGTGGTGGTAGAGTGACATGGATGAACTTTTGGCTCGCTGAGCACAAGTATGTTGGAGAGGTAATAGAACGAGATGCTTATCAGGATGTCTCCAAGCTCCTCATGGATGTTTTGAAAT TCCCACTGTGA
- the LOC131475255 gene encoding LOW QUALITY PROTEIN: lysosomal alpha-glucosidase-like (The sequence of the model RefSeq protein was modified relative to this genomic sequence to represent the inferred CDS: inserted 1 base in 1 codon; substituted 1 base at 1 genomic stop codon): MAPQSLFDCARDRVLSKRQCEERGCCYAPLANSVGPPWCFYPSLYPGYKLGPLTPSKRGLAATLTRAKPSYLPRDVSTLRLEIIEETTGCLHLIDTFTLKLKDPSSQRYEVKLAADDPKSRADNSDVLYTTEYQSDPFGFIVRHKSNGRTIINTTVGPLLFADQXLQLSTTLASSLVSGLGEHYTFLLLDLNWTSLTLWNRDMAPHAHANLYGSHPFYIVQEADGLAHGVFLLSTNAIEVTLQPTPALTWVSTGRILDLYFFLGPDPQSVIRQYLQVIGRPMMPPYWSLGFHLCRWGYTTTNTTRKIAQRMHNANLPLDVQWNDLDYADKRRIFTFDPWRFGDLPEMVEEFHRRGMKYILILDPGISSTSPTGTYPPFDDGLKRDVFVKNVTGHILIGKVWPGPTAFPDFTNPETRQWWEDCIRDFYSKVPVDGLWIDMNEPANFVQGSMEGCPHTDLEDPPYTPRVVGGELNSETLCMSAQQRKSTHYNLHNMYGLTEAYATNRALTKVRGKRPFVLSRSSYSGIGCFSGVWTGDVRSDWEQLLFSITAVLQFSLFGVPLVGADICGFEGNTTEEQCVRWMQLGAFXPFIRNHNDNFNAPQEPYVFGQEAQAAMQNALNLSNTRSSGALRRSCSSFRDVSFFRMKLSSKPTHAYIQHTNTSIRSHLVESSLIVSNEEQGKGLFLYLS, encoded by the exons ATGGCCCCACAAAGTCTGTTTGACTGTGCCAGGGACAGGGTTCTCAGCAAGAGACAGTGTGAGGAGAGGGGTTGCTGTTATGCCCCTCTGGCCAACTCTGTTGGACCACCTTGGTGCTTCTACCCCAGTTTGTACCCTGGCTACAAACTGGGTCCCTTGACTCCTTCAAAGCGAGGCCTGGCTGCCACTCTGACTCGTGCCAAGCCCTCATACCTGCCTAGAGACGTCTCTACACTAAGACTGGAAATCATTGAGGAGACCACAGGCTGCTTGCACCTCATT GATACATTCACCCTCAAGCTGAAGGACCCGTCCTCTCAGCGATATGAGGTCAAGCTCGCAGCTGATGATCCCAAGAGCAGAGCAGATAACTCCGATGTCCTTTACACCACCGAGTACCAGTCTGACCCATTTGGTTTCATAGTGCGACATAAATCCAATGGACGCACGAT TATAAACACCACTGTGGGACCTCTGCTTTTTGCTGACCAGTAATTGCAGTTGTCCACCACACTAGCCTCTTCCCTTGTGTCTGGCCTTGGGGAACATTACACCTTCCTCCTCCTAGACCTTAACTGGACTTCTCTTACTCTCTGGAACAGAGACATGGCACCTCAT GCTCATGCTAACCTATATGGCTCCCACCCATTCTACATTGTACAGGAGGCTGATGGATTAGCACATGGAGTTTTCCTTCTCAGCACCAATGCAATTG AGGTGACGCTTCAGCCGACTCCTGCTCTCACCTGGGTGTCAACTGGAAGAATTCTGGACctatacttttttttaggtCCTGACCCTCAAAGTGTTATACGACAGTACCTTCAGGTCATTG GCCGTCCCATGATGCCCCCCTATTGGTCCCTGGGATTTCATCTTTGCCGCTGGGGTTACACCACCACTAATACAACCCGCAAGATTGCACAACGCATGCACAATGCCAACCTTCCATTG GATGTGCAGTGGAATGATTTGGATTACGCAGACAAGCGAAGGATTTTCACTTTTGATCCCTGGCGATTTGGTGACCTCCCAGAGATGGTGGAAGAATTCCATAGGAGAGGCATGAAGTACATCCTTATTCTG GACCCAGGGATCAGTAGCACTAGCCCCACTGGAACTTACCCTCCCTTTGATGATGGCCTGAAACGAGACGTCTTCGTTAAAAATGTcacaggacacattttgatCGGGAAG GTTTGGCCTGGCCCTACAGCCTTCCCTGACTTCACCAACCCAGAGACCAGACAGTGGTGGGAAGACTGCATCAGAGATTTTTATTCTAAAGTGCCTGTGGATGGACTGTGGATT GATATGAATGAACCAGCCAATTTTGTCCAGGGCTCAATGGAGGGCTGTCCTCACACTGATCTTGAAGACCCGCCTTACACACCTA GAGTAGTCGGAGGAGAGTTGAACTCGGAAACTCTCTGCATGTCAGCTCAGCAGAGGAAATCCACTCACTACAACCTGCACAATATGTACGGACTGACAGAAGCATATGCCACAAACAG AGCTCTTACAAAGGTACGAGGGAAGAGGCCTTTTGTCCTGTCTCGCTCCTCTTACTCTGGCATCGGATGCTTCTCTGGAGTGTGGACAGGTGATGTCAGGAGTGACTGGGAGCAGCTGCTATTCTCCATCACTG CTGTGCTGCAGTTTAGCCTGTTCGGGGTTCCTCTGGTGGGGGCAGACATCTGTGGATTTGAAGGCAACACCACTGAGGAACAGTGTGTACGATGGATGCAGCTTGGGGCCT TACCGTTTATAAGGAACCACAATGACAACTTCAATGCT CCTCAGGAGCCATATGTATTTGGGCAGGAGGCTCAGGCTGCCATGCAGAATGCATTGAACCTCTCAAACACCCGTTCTTCTGGAGCCTTGAGAAGGAGCTGCAGTTCTTTCAG agacGTGTCTTTCTTTCGTATGAAACTGTCATCAAAACctacacatgcatacatacaacacacaaatacaagcaTCAGGAGCCACCTGGTGGAAAGTAGTCTTATAGTCTCAAATGAGGAACAAGGtaaaggtttatttttgtaCCTATCATGA